Proteins from one Oscillospiraceae bacterium genomic window:
- a CDS encoding DRTGG domain-containing protein, whose translation MTAKELAKGLGAEILAMSDRGAAAEVDGAYTGDLLSYVMGNAEHGNAWVTIMTNINIIAVALLVGTSCIIVCDGSEIDDNVVSAAKVRDVTLLRCKTGAYETCASISRLI comes from the coding sequence ATGACTGCAAAAGAGCTTGCGAAAGGCCTTGGCGCTGAGATTCTCGCTATGTCCGACCGCGGAGCTGCGGCCGAGGTTGACGGCGCATATACCGGTGATCTGCTCAGCTATGTAATGGGCAACGCGGAACACGGCAACGCCTGGGTCACAATCATGACTAACATCAATATAATAGCGGTTGCTTTGCTTGTCGGAACGAGCTGTATAATCGTATGCGACGGTTCTGAAATTGATGATAACGTAGTTTCGGCCGCAAAGGTACGCGATGTAACTCTTCTGCGCTGTAAAACGGGCGCATACGAAACCTGCGCCTCGATATCCAGATTGATTTAA
- a CDS encoding anti-sigma regulatory factor translates to MSESLKFHYNVDGENFSSAGEAAILLKKKLRQLNFDPETIRRVSIAMYEGEINMVIHAGGGAADVYITENDITIVLEDHGPGIADVDLAMQEGYSTAPERIRALGFGAGMGLPNMKRYTDDMIIETEVGKGTKITMTVNIK, encoded by the coding sequence ATGAGTGAATCTTTAAAATTTCACTATAATGTAGATGGCGAAAATTTTTCATCAGCCGGAGAAGCGGCAATACTTTTGAAAAAAAAGCTCCGTCAGCTCAATTTTGATCCCGAAACCATCCGCCGCGTTTCAATCGCAATGTACGAGGGCGAAATCAATATGGTCATTCATGCCGGAGGGGGAGCGGCCGATGTATATATCACAGAAAATGATATTACCATCGTGCTTGAGGATCACGGCCCGGGAATTGCCGATGTGGATCTCGCCATGCAGGAAGGATATTCAACCGCGCCGGAACGTATCCGGGCGCTCGGCTTCGGAGCCGGCATGGGGCTTCCTAATATGAAGCGCTATACTGATGATATGATTATAGAAACCGAGGTCGGCAAGGGTACGAAAATCACAATGACAGTAAATATCAAATAA
- a CDS encoding transporter substrate-binding domain-containing protein, with amino-acid sequence MKKILMLILAAAMLTCVLSACGDNSQKFVILDENFGEEEYAIGFRKGENALAEKVQEILDGLYTDGTAKNIAVKWFGSDVILKGNDFASKGEANSPDDSLTYITGKGTFVLGFDKEYPPMGFVDDKTGEYTGFDIDLAKALCAKWGVELKLQPVDWETKELELSSKNIDCIWSGMSVRDDRKEIFTMSKPYLANAQVILVGKDSGITKKADLAGKKVGTQAGSAALDEINTDANKELKDSFAGLQEYSTFYEAYLDLQAGRIDAIIGDKTFLEYIIANQK; translated from the coding sequence ATGAAAAAAATACTTATGTTGATTCTTGCCGCGGCGATGCTTACGTGCGTCCTCTCCGCGTGCGGTGACAATTCCCAAAAATTTGTCATACTTGACGAGAATTTCGGAGAAGAAGAATATGCCATCGGCTTCCGCAAAGGCGAAAACGCGCTTGCCGAAAAGGTACAGGAGATTCTCGACGGACTTTATACCGACGGTACCGCCAAAAATATCGCCGTAAAATGGTTCGGCAGCGACGTTATACTTAAAGGAAATGACTTTGCCTCCAAGGGAGAAGCGAATTCTCCTGATGATTCGCTTACCTATATCACTGGGAAAGGTACCTTTGTTCTCGGGTTTGACAAGGAATATCCTCCGATGGGTTTTGTCGATGATAAGACCGGCGAATATACCGGCTTTGATATCGATCTTGCGAAGGCTCTTTGCGCAAAATGGGGAGTAGAGCTGAAGCTTCAGCCTGTGGATTGGGAAACGAAGGAGCTCGAGCTTTCCTCCAAGAATATCGACTGCATCTGGAGCGGAATGTCTGTCCGTGACGACAGGAAAGAAATATTCACAATGTCAAAGCCGTATCTTGCAAACGCTCAGGTCATTCTCGTCGGAAAAGACAGCGGTATAACTAAGAAAGCTGATCTCGCCGGTAAAAAGGTCGGCACTCAAGCCGGCAGCGCAGCGCTTGACGAAATCAATACCGATGCCAACAAGGAACTCAAGGACAGCTTTGCGGGTCTTCAGGAATATTCGACATTTTATGAAGCTTATCTTGATCTCCAGGCCGGACGTATCGATGCCATTATCGGAGACAAGACATTCCTCGAATATATAATCGCCAACCAGAAATAA
- a CDS encoding [Fe-Fe] hydrogenase large subunit C-terminal domain-containing protein encodes MPDYKHSVSLDVSKCKGCTTCLKRCPVEAIRIRDGHAQINAKRCVDCGECIRVCPYKAKKAITDDLSEVMKSKYKIALPAPSLYGQFDNLDDIDYVIQGLLDCGFDEVYEVGAAAEIVTGYTRRYLKRDDIPRPIISSACPVVVRLISLRFPFLCENVMPILPPIEIAGLKARQQAMEKHPELRAEDINVCFISPCPAKVSYVKNNLSGNTNIDSVVSMNDAYFALLGVMRKSKAPPPVSSVGMIGIGWASTGGEATAIFRDRYLAADGIENVIRVLEEIDNGNIPELDFIELNACSGGCVGGVLTVENPYIAQARLQTLRRYLPVSLNQVYTSPGKNEGYIPDGFFLKHGLTYQPVSQLDSDRGEAMKKMAALEKILQELPMIDCGSCGSPSCRAFAEDIVKGEVSADECVVKMRAKLKNQIDKNDIKNN; translated from the coding sequence ATGCCTGATTACAAGCATTCGGTATCGCTTGATGTCTCGAAATGCAAGGGCTGCACCACCTGTCTCAAGCGATGCCCGGTCGAGGCTATCAGAATACGCGACGGGCATGCTCAAATAAACGCCAAGCGATGTGTCGATTGCGGCGAATGCATAAGAGTATGTCCATACAAAGCAAAAAAAGCCATAACCGACGACCTGTCCGAGGTTATGAAATCCAAGTATAAAATCGCGCTTCCGGCGCCGTCGCTTTACGGACAATTTGACAATCTTGATGATATTGATTATGTTATTCAAGGACTGCTTGACTGCGGATTTGACGAAGTGTACGAGGTAGGCGCCGCCGCCGAAATCGTAACGGGTTATACTCGCCGGTATTTAAAGCGGGACGATATTCCCCGCCCCATAATAAGCAGCGCGTGTCCTGTGGTGGTCAGGCTCATCAGTCTGAGGTTTCCTTTCCTGTGTGAAAACGTAATGCCGATACTTCCGCCGATCGAGATTGCCGGACTTAAAGCGCGGCAGCAGGCAATGGAAAAGCATCCGGAGCTCAGGGCTGAGGATATAAACGTTTGTTTTATCTCACCATGTCCGGCAAAAGTCAGCTATGTAAAAAACAACCTTTCCGGGAATACCAATATTGACTCTGTGGTATCGATGAACGACGCTTATTTCGCGCTTCTTGGCGTTATGCGTAAATCCAAAGCTCCGCCGCCCGTTTCGTCGGTCGGTATGATCGGCATAGGCTGGGCGTCGACCGGAGGAGAAGCGACAGCAATTTTCCGCGACCGTTATCTGGCTGCCGACGGTATTGAAAACGTGATACGCGTGCTGGAGGAGATCGACAACGGAAATATTCCAGAGCTTGATTTTATTGAGCTCAACGCATGCAGCGGAGGCTGTGTGGGCGGAGTCCTGACAGTCGAAAACCCATATATAGCACAGGCCAGGCTTCAGACTCTCAGGCGTTATCTTCCCGTCTCTCTTAATCAGGTATACACTTCTCCCGGAAAAAACGAAGGATATATTCCTGACGGGTTTTTCTTAAAACACGGCCTGACATATCAGCCTGTTTCTCAGCTTGACAGCGACCGCGGCGAAGCAATGAAAAAAATGGCGGCACTTGAAAAAATCCTTCAGGAGCTTCCTATGATCGACTGCGGCTCATGTGGGTCTCCATCATGCCGCGCCTTCGCTGAAGATATAGTAAAAGGCGAGGTGTCTGCGGACGAATGTGTAGTGAAAATGCGAGCAAAGCTTAAAAACCAAATCGATAAAAATGATATTAAAAACAATTGA
- a CDS encoding YifB family Mg chelatase-like AAA ATPase produces MLTTVYSASLSGLEGFTVTVECFSDRGLPSIEIIGLPDAAIKEAIERIHAVTSNNSLPFIKGRTTVNLAPADRKKSGSGFDLAIIVAIVAQSVMPSAELSDACFIGELSLTGDVRPCKGVLPMCLAAKADGKRRVFIPAENAAEGAVVDGIDVYGVKNIIQLIAHLNGAEQIEKAVFEKESAFGFVAPAIDFADIKGQETAKRAIEIAAAGAHNVLLIGPPGSGKSMISKAIPGILPQMSFSEMIETTKIHSVSGILPPNESLVRVRPFRAPHHTMSFAGLAGGGAVPMPGEISLCHNGVLFLDELPEFDKRALEVLRQPLEDRVITITRAAGKITFPASFMVVCAMNPCPCGYYGSEKRKCTCTKAAVEKYLSKISGPLLDRIDIQIEVPAVSFDEITAPVSSESSFEIRKRVEKAREIAAERYKEIGVFANGLLGPSHAKKYCNYSEAAKNVLETAFERLNLSARGYDRILRVSRTIADLEGEDMIGSDHVLEAVQLRSLDRKYF; encoded by the coding sequence ATGCTTACAACAGTATATTCAGCATCGCTTTCCGGGCTAGAAGGATTCACCGTTACAGTTGAATGCTTTTCCGACAGAGGATTGCCGTCGATAGAAATAATCGGTCTGCCCGACGCGGCCATCAAGGAAGCGATAGAACGCATACATGCCGTGACCTCAAATAATTCACTTCCGTTTATCAAGGGACGCACTACCGTAAACCTCGCGCCTGCCGACCGCAAGAAGAGCGGAAGCGGATTCGACCTCGCGATCATCGTCGCGATCGTGGCTCAGAGCGTGATGCCCTCGGCCGAGCTTTCGGACGCCTGTTTTATCGGAGAGCTGTCTCTGACGGGTGATGTGCGTCCGTGCAAAGGCGTTTTGCCTATGTGTCTCGCGGCCAAGGCCGACGGTAAACGCCGGGTGTTCATCCCGGCGGAAAATGCCGCGGAAGGAGCCGTCGTCGACGGGATAGACGTTTACGGCGTAAAAAATATTATACAATTAATTGCACATCTCAACGGTGCGGAGCAGATAGAAAAAGCAGTGTTCGAAAAGGAATCGGCTTTCGGGTTCGTTGCCCCGGCGATAGATTTCGCGGATATAAAGGGACAGGAAACCGCAAAGCGCGCAATAGAAATTGCCGCCGCCGGGGCGCACAATGTGCTGCTTATCGGTCCTCCCGGAAGCGGGAAGAGCATGATATCAAAGGCAATACCGGGCATTCTTCCTCAAATGAGCTTCAGTGAAATGATAGAAACCACGAAAATCCATTCGGTAAGCGGAATTTTGCCACCGAACGAATCGTTGGTTCGGGTACGTCCGTTCCGCGCGCCGCATCATACCATGTCCTTCGCCGGTCTTGCGGGCGGCGGAGCCGTTCCTATGCCGGGTGAAATATCTCTGTGTCACAATGGCGTCCTTTTCCTTGACGAGCTCCCGGAATTCGATAAAAGAGCGCTTGAGGTGCTGCGCCAGCCGCTTGAGGACCGCGTCATTACAATAACACGCGCCGCAGGAAAGATCACGTTTCCCGCGTCGTTCATGGTGGTTTGCGCAATGAATCCCTGTCCATGCGGTTATTACGGAAGCGAAAAGCGCAAATGCACATGCACAAAGGCAGCTGTTGAAAAATATCTGTCTAAAATTTCCGGTCCTCTGCTTGACAGGATAGATATCCAGATCGAGGTTCCGGCGGTCTCATTTGACGAGATCACCGCTCCGGTTTCGTCCGAATCCTCTTTTGAAATTAGGAAACGCGTCGAAAAAGCGCGTGAGATCGCTGCGGAAAGATATAAGGAGATCGGCGTTTTTGCAAACGGTTTGCTCGGTCCGTCACACGCGAAAAAATACTGTAATTACAGTGAAGCCGCGAAAAACGTGCTTGAGACCGCCTTTGAACGCCTTAACTTGTCAGCGAGGGGATACGACAGAATCCTGCGGGTTTCAAGGACTATTGCCGATCTTGAAGGAGAGGACATGATCGGGTCTGATCATGTGCTTGAGGCTGTTCAGCTGCGGAGCCTTGACAGAAAGTACTTTTAA
- a CDS encoding (2Fe-2S) ferredoxin domain-containing protein — protein MKSLQELAAIREKMKDKVSLREGVNDIRVVVGMATCGISAGARPVLNTLVEEVAKEGLSGAVTVTQTGCIGICQFEPVVEVFQGGKEKITYVKMTPVKAKRVVAEHLKGGKPVEEYTIGNVKA, from the coding sequence ATGAAATCACTGCAAGAGCTTGCGGCAATCAGAGAGAAAATGAAGGATAAAGTTTCTCTTCGCGAGGGAGTTAACGACATTCGTGTCGTCGTCGGCATGGCAACCTGCGGCATTTCCGCCGGTGCGCGCCCCGTTCTCAACACACTCGTAGAGGAAGTCGCCAAAGAAGGTCTTTCCGGCGCAGTCACCGTCACTCAGACAGGCTGTATCGGCATCTGCCAGTTCGAGCCGGTCGTCGAAGTCTTCCAGGGCGGCAAGGAAAAGATCACATACGTAAAAATGACGCCGGTCAAGGCGAAGCGCGTCGTCGCCGAACACCTCAAGGGCGGCAAGCCGGTCGAGGAATACACGATCGGAAATGTAAAAGCATGA
- the nuoE gene encoding NADH-quinone oxidoreductase subunit NuoE: MAKIKSNVPFNGTPEQEQKLNEIIAQHKNEKGALMPIMQKAQDIYGYLPVEVQIIIAEALNVPLSEVYGVSTFYSQFALVPKGENVISVCTGTACYVRGAKLIVEAVGKELGIGLGKTTADGKYTFQETRCLGCCGLAPVMVVNGEVHGRLVASDIKRIISAIK; encoded by the coding sequence GTGGCAAAAATTAAATCGAATGTACCGTTTAATGGTACGCCAGAGCAGGAGCAAAAGCTCAATGAGATAATCGCACAGCATAAGAATGAAAAGGGTGCGCTCATGCCCATAATGCAAAAAGCACAGGATATCTACGGCTATCTTCCTGTTGAAGTACAAATCATAATCGCGGAGGCTCTCAATGTTCCGCTTTCAGAGGTGTACGGAGTTTCTACATTCTATTCTCAGTTTGCTCTCGTTCCGAAGGGTGAAAACGTAATCAGCGTCTGCACAGGCACAGCCTGCTATGTAAGAGGCGCGAAGCTCATAGTCGAAGCTGTTGGCAAAGAGCTCGGCATCGGTCTCGGCAAAACAACTGCAGACGGCAAGTATACTTTCCAGGAAACCCGCTGCCTCGGCTGCTGCGGACTCGCGCCCGTCATGGTTGTCAACGGCGAGGTTCACGGAAGACTTGTTGCTTCCGATATCAAAAGAATTATCAGCGCCATTAAATAA
- the nuoF gene encoding NADH-quinone oxidoreductase subunit NuoF: MIRAHVLVCGGTGCTSSNSPAIAEAMEKELAAKGLADEIKVVRTGCFGLCALGPVMIVYPDGTFYSKVTVGDVPEIVEEHLLKGRPVTRLVYDEAADKDTHGVTSLSDTAFYKKQMRLALRNCGVINPEVIDEYIALDGYMALGKVLTEMKPVDVIQLMKDSGLRGRGGAGFPTGTKWDFAAKSVSDKKYVVCNADEGDPGAFMDRSILEGDPHAVIEAMAIAGYAIGADEGYIYVRAEYPIAIKRLEIAIAQAREYGLLGKDIFSTGFNFDIQLRFGAGAFVCGEETALLTSIEGKRGEPRPRPPFPAVKGLFGQPTIINNVETLANIPQIILKGAKWFNSIGTEKSKGTKVFALGGKITNTGLVEIPMGTTLREIIYDIGGGIPNGKKFKAAQTGGPSGGCIPASHLDTPIDYDSLISIGSMMGSGGLIVMDEDNCMVDIAKFFLEFTVDESCGKCTPCRIGTRKMLEILEKITSGNGEDGDIEKLEELAYSIKASALCGLGQTAPNPVLSTLRYFRDEYEAHVYEKRCPAGQCKALARITIDPEKCKGCTLCAKICPVGAISGTVKNPHVIDQSKCIKCGACMEKCKFGAISKA; this comes from the coding sequence ATGATTCGTGCACATGTATTGGTTTGCGGCGGTACCGGCTGTACCTCCTCAAACAGCCCCGCAATAGCGGAAGCAATGGAAAAAGAACTCGCCGCAAAGGGGCTTGCTGATGAAATAAAAGTCGTCAGAACCGGATGCTTCGGCCTTTGCGCGCTCGGACCTGTCATGATCGTCTATCCGGACGGCACATTTTATAGCAAGGTCACGGTAGGAGACGTCCCCGAAATCGTCGAAGAGCATCTGCTCAAGGGCAGACCCGTTACGCGCCTTGTTTATGATGAGGCGGCCGACAAGGATACCCACGGGGTCACCAGTCTTTCCGACACCGCATTTTATAAAAAGCAAATGCGTCTCGCGCTCCGCAACTGCGGTGTTATCAACCCCGAAGTCATCGACGAATACATAGCGCTTGACGGATATATGGCTCTCGGAAAGGTTCTCACCGAAATGAAGCCTGTTGATGTCATTCAGCTCATGAAGGACAGCGGGCTGCGCGGCAGAGGCGGCGCAGGATTCCCAACAGGAACAAAATGGGACTTTGCCGCCAAGAGCGTTTCCGATAAAAAATATGTCGTATGCAACGCCGATGAAGGCGACCCGGGCGCATTCATGGACAGATCAATACTCGAAGGAGACCCGCACGCCGTCATTGAAGCGATGGCAATAGCCGGATACGCTATAGGTGCCGACGAAGGATATATTTATGTCCGCGCGGAATATCCTATCGCAATCAAGCGTCTTGAAATAGCCATCGCTCAGGCAAGAGAATACGGCCTGCTCGGAAAAGACATATTCTCCACGGGCTTTAATTTTGATATACAGCTTCGCTTCGGCGCGGGCGCTTTCGTCTGCGGCGAGGAGACGGCGCTTCTCACTTCCATTGAAGGCAAGCGCGGAGAGCCCCGCCCCCGTCCTCCGTTCCCGGCTGTAAAAGGTCTTTTCGGTCAGCCAACGATAATAAACAATGTCGAAACGCTCGCGAATATTCCGCAAATAATTCTTAAAGGCGCCAAGTGGTTCAATTCCATCGGTACTGAAAAATCAAAGGGCACAAAGGTCTTCGCGCTCGGCGGCAAGATAACCAATACCGGTCTTGTCGAAATACCGATGGGTACGACGCTGCGTGAGATTATATACGATATCGGCGGAGGCATACCCAACGGAAAGAAATTTAAAGCCGCGCAAACCGGCGGTCCCTCCGGAGGATGCATTCCCGCATCTCACCTTGACACTCCGATCGATTACGATTCACTGATATCAATAGGCTCCATGATGGGCTCCGGCGGACTTATCGTAATGGATGAAGATAACTGTATGGTCGATATCGCAAAATTCTTCCTGGAATTTACCGTCGATGAATCCTGCGGTAAATGCACTCCGTGCCGTATCGGAACACGCAAGATGCTCGAAATCCTTGAAAAGATCACCTCCGGTAACGGCGAGGACGGAGATATTGAAAAGCTTGAAGAGCTCGCTTACAGCATCAAGGCCAGCGCTCTCTGCGGTCTCGGTCAGACCGCTCCCAACCCCGTTCTCAGCACGCTCCGTTATTTCAGAGATGAATACGAAGCGCATGTATATGAAAAACGCTGCCCCGCCGGACAATGCAAGGCTCTTGCACGGATTACAATAGATCCTGAAAAATGCAAGGGCTGTACGCTCTGCGCTAAGATATGCCCGGTCGGTGCCATTTCCGGTACCGTTAAAAATCCGCATGTCATAGATCAATCCAAGTGTATAAAATGCGGAGCCTGCATGGAAAAATGCAAGTTCGGCGCAATCTCCAAGGCGTGA
- a CDS encoding PHP domain-containing protein — protein MRLFYDLHLHSCLSPCGDDEMTPMNIAGMAKILGLDIIALTDHNSVANCNAFFEACEIYGIVPIPGMELTTSEEIHLVCLFSSLEQADEFGRIVKRVLPGIKNRPDIFGRQIIYAPGDIPAGEEELLLINAASLSLENAADTVRSIGGICFPAHIDRDSGGIIAILGDMPPYPRFGLCEISDISKINGYIKKHPLLSGCRFISDSDAHSLETMKEARNAFEISVPAGENSDTIRSGIIEYLRSLSQQ, from the coding sequence ATGCGTCTTTTTTACGATCTGCACCTTCATTCGTGTCTGTCTCCGTGCGGCGACGATGAAATGACCCCGATGAATATCGCCGGAATGGCAAAAATTCTCGGGCTTGATATTATCGCGCTCACCGATCATAATTCCGTCGCGAATTGCAACGCCTTTTTTGAAGCGTGCGAAATATACGGAATAGTGCCAATCCCGGGCATGGAGCTTACGACATCGGAGGAAATTCATCTTGTTTGTCTGTTTTCATCTCTCGAACAGGCCGACGAATTCGGAAGAATCGTGAAAAGAGTTCTGCCGGGAATAAAAAACCGTCCGGATATTTTCGGCAGACAAATCATATATGCTCCCGGAGATATACCTGCCGGCGAAGAGGAACTTTTACTTATAAACGCCGCCTCGCTTTCACTTGAAAATGCCGCCGACACCGTCCGTTCAATCGGAGGCATATGCTTTCCAGCTCATATTGACCGCGACTCCGGCGGAATCATTGCGATACTCGGCGATATGCCACCGTATCCAAGGTTCGGTCTGTGCGAAATCAGCGACATATCTAAAATTAACGGATATATTAAAAAGCACCCGCTTCTTTCCGGATGCCGCTTTATTTCCGACAGCGATGCTCATTCTCTTGAAACAATGAAAGAAGCGCGGAATGCGTTCGAGATTTCTGTCCCTGCAGGCGAAAATTCCGACACTATCCGCAGCGGCATTATCGAATATCTCCGATCATTAAGTCAACAATAA
- a CDS encoding amino acid ABC transporter permease produces MTLESILNTIKIILPDLKHTAESILNTIKIILPGLQYTIGLFAVTIILSIPLGLLMAFVMHGKSKILKFILRFYVLIMRGTPLMLQLFFIYFGLPKLPGIGKFLVMDRFPAACVAFVLNYAAYFCEIFRGGLLSVEKGQYEAAKVLGFTKTQTMLRVVIPQMFRVVLPPVSNETITLVKDTSLVTAISLSDLMNLTKALVTSTSNVFPFFIAALFYLVMTYALTKLFNYLEHKFAY; encoded by the coding sequence ATGACCTTAGAAAGCATTTTAAACACGATCAAAATAATCCTTCCGGATTTAAAACATACCGCAGAAAGCATTTTAAACACGATCAAAATTATCCTTCCGGGTTTACAATATACCATCGGGCTGTTCGCCGTCACCATTATTCTCTCGATTCCGTTGGGGCTGTTGATGGCGTTTGTAATGCACGGAAAAAGCAAAATATTAAAGTTCATATTGCGTTTTTATGTGCTGATCATGCGCGGAACTCCGCTTATGCTTCAGCTGTTTTTCATTTATTTCGGTCTTCCTAAGTTACCGGGAATAGGGAAATTCCTGGTTATGGATCGATTTCCGGCCGCATGTGTCGCCTTTGTGCTGAATTACGCGGCATATTTCTGTGAAATATTCCGCGGCGGACTTTTATCGGTTGAAAAAGGTCAGTATGAGGCCGCAAAAGTGCTCGGGTTCACAAAGACGCAGACTATGCTTCGCGTCGTGATACCTCAGATGTTCCGCGTCGTGCTGCCTCCGGTATCAAACGAAACAATAACGCTTGTAAAAGACACGTCGCTTGTCACCGCGATAAGTCTTTCTGACCTTATGAATCTTACAAAGGCTCTCGTTACGAGCACATCGAATGTCTTTCCGTTTTTTATCGCGGCATTGTTTTATCTTGTTATGACGTATGCGCTGACAAAGCTGTTTAATTATCTAGAACATAAATTTGCGTATTGA
- a CDS encoding ATP-binding protein, whose amino-acid sequence MKELSLNILDIAMNSVKANSKNIEITLDEDDDKLVFTITDDGCGMSEDTVKKVTSPFVTSRTTRKVGMGIPFLVLAAEQTGGSVKITSQPGKGTTVRAEFIKHNIDYTPLGDITSTIITLINGSPDIDFIFRHNMTDRVIFFSTKDIRKVLGDVPLSNAEVITFLKEYLSDQYEGNPG is encoded by the coding sequence ATGAAAGAGTTATCTCTGAACATACTCGATATCGCAATGAACTCGGTTAAAGCAAACTCAAAAAACATTGAAATAACGCTTGACGAGGACGATGACAAGCTTGTTTTTACAATAACAGATGACGGTTGCGGCATGAGCGAGGATACTGTCAAAAAGGTCACAAGTCCGTTTGTAACCTCCCGCACGACGCGAAAAGTCGGCATGGGCATACCATTTTTGGTTCTTGCCGCCGAGCAAACCGGCGGAAGCGTAAAAATCACCTCTCAACCGGGTAAAGGTACAACCGTAAGAGCAGAATTCATAAAGCATAATATTGATTATACTCCATTGGGCGATATCACTTCAACAATTATCACCTTGATTAATGGAAGCCCGGATATAGATTTCATATTCAGACATAATATGACCGATAGAGTGATATTTTTTTCAACGAAAGATATCAGAAAGGTTTTGGGCGATGTCCCGCTGTCAAACGCGGAGGTAATAACCTTTTTAAAGGAATATCTCAGCGATCAGTATGAAGGCAATCCCGGCTGA
- a CDS encoding amino acid ABC transporter ATP-binding protein: protein MNIQNSGIMIEAVGLEKSFGDNNVLRGVNFSVRRNEIIAVIGSSGSGKSTLLRCLIDLERVEKGSIIIENEHIVRDGVYTHQKDIARIISKMGMVFQSFNLFPHLSVRANLELPLIIANKNLPSNAVPREEICARAEELLKKVGLSDKPDAMPGTLSGGQKQRVAIARALMKKPDIMLFDEPTSSLDPELTVEVLQTMKALAEEKMTMVVVTHEMSFARDVADRIIFMNNGIILEEGTPDEIFCHPKFDRTREFLASVK from the coding sequence ATGAACATTCAGAATTCCGGAATAATGATTGAAGCTGTCGGGCTTGAAAAGAGCTTCGGCGATAATAATGTCCTGCGCGGCGTAAATTTTTCGGTGCGCCGCAATGAAATAATTGCCGTGATCGGTTCCTCCGGCAGCGGGAAAAGCACGCTTTTGCGCTGCCTTATTGATCTCGAACGAGTTGAAAAAGGCTCGATAATAATAGAAAACGAGCATATAGTCCGCGATGGCGTTTATACGCATCAGAAGGATATCGCAAGGATTATATCAAAAATGGGAATGGTTTTTCAATCGTTCAATCTTTTTCCTCATCTTTCTGTACGTGCCAATCTCGAGCTGCCGCTGATAATAGCAAATAAAAATTTGCCGTCAAATGCCGTGCCGCGTGAGGAAATATGTGCACGCGCCGAGGAGCTTTTAAAAAAAGTGGGGCTTTCAGATAAACCGGACGCAATGCCCGGGACGCTTTCCGGAGGTCAGAAGCAGAGAGTAGCCATAGCCAGGGCGCTTATGAAAAAGCCGGACATAATGCTCTTTGACGAACCCACATCCTCTCTTGATCCCGAGCTGACCGTTGAGGTATTGCAGACAATGAAAGCCTTGGCCGAGGAAAAAATGACGATGGTGGTCGTTACTCACGAGATGAGCTTTGCCAGAGATGTCGCGGACAGAATTATTTTCATGAACAATGGCATTATCCTCGAAGAAGGAACGCCGGATGAGATATTCTGTCATCCGAAATTCGACCGCACGAGGGAATTTCTTGCGTCGGTAAAATAA